The stretch of DNA TTGGCACGCTGTTTTAAGTCAGCAATGTGGTTGGCAATTTGTAAAGTAGGTTCGAGAAAATCCGGGCCTTCAGGAAATTCCAGATCATTAATCATATCGATAATCAGCAGGGCGACCGGTGCTGAATCGGGCGCGTTGCCGTGCAAATCGTCGCTTGCCTGAGCCATAACAAAAACGTTGAGTTGGTAAAACGTATAACCAAAAGCCGTTCAAGCTGTTTTTGTTTGGCAGGGCAGCGAGTTAAGCTGTTTTCAAAATATATTCAGCCCGAATGTGTAGCTGTTCGTGCAGCCGTTTGGCTAAATCCATATTGACTTTACGCTTGCCCGTTAAAACTTCTGATAAGCGGGTTTCTGTAATGCCCAACATTTTGGCTGTGTCACGCTGTCTCAAATTTTCCTGAAACATGCGTAAGCGTATCATCTCCGGTAGCGTTGCCGGTTCTACAGGCATAGGATAATGCTCTTCTTCATAACGCTCAACCAGCAACGAGAGCCGTTGAAGTTCAGCCAAATCCACTTCGGTCATGTTCGATGAGCCTTTCGCCAGAAAAACTTCAATCTCAGCCAAAGCCCGTGTGTATTGTTCCTGGGTCTCTATGGTCAGAATCATGTACAATGTTTATGCAACAACGCTTCGTCAGGCTGATGAAGCGTCTATTTTATCATACTCAGCGTGCGTGCCAATGAACCGTATAAAAACAGTTCGGACCGAAAAAATAATCCGAACAATAAGCCGATACTGATTACCTTTTATGTTAAACACGTAATTATCATTACCAACATAATCAACGGAGCCAAATGTATTTTTTACGTCCGATAGATTACGCCAGTCGGCAGCTTTTGTTTTCAAGTACCACTCGTTCAGCGCTTCAGTTGCCTGTGGTTTCGTTGACGCATACTCGTGAATGGCCTTGCGGCTTACAATTACCATTTTTTGATGTGTGTTTCATAAGCAATCGCCGTCCGGTAACGATTATAAGTTGCGTAAAGAAGTCTATTTATTTACACTTTTCAAAATATATTTTTGTTTTTGCTAAATGAAATTACTTCGCACTACGTGTCTTGCCCTATTTATAGGTTGGCTACACTCAACAATTCTCGTCGCCCAAACGCCCTTGCCTTCTTTGCTCGATGATACACTGCAACTCAACGAGGTGGTGGTGCGCGGCTACGCTACCAACCGACGGCTGCTTGAAACGCCCGCGTCGGTGGGCTTGCTCACGCGCCGGGATTTGCAGCAGCGGTTTGGCATACCAACGCCCATAGCGGCTTTGAATACGCTCCCCGGTGTGCGGGCCGACGAACGGTCGCCGGGGAGTTACCGGCTGGCAATTCGGGGCAGTGCCATCCGGTCGCCATTTGGTGTTCGCAATGTGAAAGCCTACTGGAACGAACTGCCCCTGACCGACGCGGGCGGCAACACACCCCTTAACGCCCTTGATGTCAGAACGCTGGGCCGGATTGAAGTCATCAAAGGGCCATCGGGTAGTTTATACGGAGCCGGAACGGGTGGTACGCTGCTGTTTGGCGGGTTGGCTGTGCCGGGTGGCAAAACCACCGCCGAAGTATCGGCATTGGGTGGCAGCTACGGCTTGTTCGGTAACGGCCTGACCGTGCAGACGGGTAAGGCAAACACCGCCCTGTCGCTCAGCTACAACTATATGGAAAGCAACGGCTACCGCAGCCATTCGGCCCTCCGACGCGATGTGCTGAACCTAACCGGTTCGTTCAACGTGAGCGACAATCGAACCGTTTCGGTGCTGGGTATTTTCTCCGACATCAACTACCAAACGCCCGGTGGCCTGACCGAAGCACAGTACCGCGCCGACCCGCGAGCCTCGCGACCGGCTACGCGCACCCTGCCCGGCAGTGCCGAACAGCAGGCGGGCATTCGGCAGCAATATGGCTACGTTGGTATCTCGCACGAGTATCGTTGGAATAACCGGTTTCAGAATACTACGGCACTGTACGGCTCAGGCACCAACTTGAATAACCCCTTCATCACCAATTACGAACGACGAAACGAGCAGGGCGTTGGGGGCCGAACCGTGACGCAGATACGCCTGTGGAAAGGACCACTGCCCACCACCTTTACGCTCGGTGCCGAACTGCTGGCAAACCTGACCGTGAGCCGAAACTACGGCAACCGGCGCGGCCAGCCCGACACCATCCAGACGAATACCGAACTAACGGCCCGCCAGATTACGGCCTTTGCCCAGGCCGAAGCCGAATTGCCCGCTCGCTTTCAGTTTACCGTAGGACTGAGCCGCAACGACCTTAGGTATGGCTACATTAACTATCCGGTTCGGGCTGTTGTGGGTGGGTTATCTGCCGAGCCACAAAGCCAGTTATGGAAGGGTGTGTGGTTGCCGCGTGTGGCTCTGATGCGTACATTCGGCGCGAATATGGCTGCTTTTGCCAGCGTCAGCACTGGCTTCTCGCCCCCGTCGAGTCAGGAAGTGGTGCCGTCGGCGGGTGGGTTCAACGGCGAACTTGACCCTGAATACGGCACGAGTTATGAAGTTGGCTTGCGCGGGTCGGCTCTGCAAAATCGGCTGCGGTTCGACGTGGCTGTGTACGATTTGGCCCTGCGCGAAACCATTGTCAGGCGGTCGAATGCGGCTGGAGCTGAATTTTTCGTCAACGCCGGTCGAACCAGTCAGCGCGGATTAGAAGCACAACTGAGTTACGACGTGCGACTTGCGGCAGTTAATCTGCTGCGATTCTGGAGCAATGCAACCCTGACCAACTACCGATTCCGCGACTATCAGCAAGGCACTGTCGACCTCTCGAACAACCGCATTCCGGGCGTCGCTCCAACCACGCTGATTGCCGGTGCCGATCTGGAAACCAAACGCGGTTTTTACGCTCACCTGACCTACCAGTTTCTAAACCCGTTTCCACTTAACGACGCCAACACGGCTACGGCAGACCCCACGCGGCTGCTACAGGCCACGGCGGGCTTTCGCCGAACGGTTGGCCGCTGGACTGTTGACCTTTACGCGAGTGGCGATAACCTGCTAAACCAGACCTTCTCGCTTGGCTACGACATCAACGCCCTCGGTAACCGCTTCTACAACGCGGCACCGGCCCGTAATTTTCTGGGGGGTGTCAAACTTGGAGTTGGCTGGTAATTAAAACACAAGGCCCCGGCCTGTAGTTACTGAACGTAGCAGCCACTCACCGGCTGGTTCGGTTCACTACGTCGCCAACGCTCTATGGATTTTGCAACTAATATTGTCCCTCTGCTCACGCTGATTGTTCTGGAAGTCATTCTTGGTATCGACAACATCATCTTTATTTCTATTCTGGCCGACAAACTGCCGGTCGACCAACGCGATAAACTCCGGTACTGGGGTATTGGGCTGGCAATGTTTATGCGGCTGGGGCTGCTGGCTCTGATCTCGTGGATTATGCAACTCGACCAAACGCTGTTTACCGTATTTGGTATCGACATCAGCGGTAAAGGGCTGATTCTGCTGGCCGGGGGCTGTTTCTGATCTATAAGAGCACCGTAGAAATATATCACAAAGCCGAACTCAACGACGATGCCAACGCCCCCAATCTCACAACCAAAGTTACCTTCCGCGATTCACTGATTCAGGTGCTGATTCTGGATATG from Spirosoma montaniterrae encodes:
- a CDS encoding type II toxin-antitoxin system HigB family toxin; translation: MVIVSRKAIHEYASTKPQATEALNEWYLKTKAADWRNLSDVKNTFGSVDYVGNDNYVFNIKGNQYRLIVRIIFSVRTVFIRFIGTHAEYDKIDASSA
- a CDS encoding TerC family protein, with protein sequence MDFATNIVPLLTLIVLEVILGIDNIIFISILADKLPVDQRDKLRYWGIGLAMFMRLGLLALISWIMQLDQTLFTVFGIDISGKGLILLAGGCF
- a CDS encoding TonB-dependent receptor, with protein sequence MKLLRTTCLALFIGWLHSTILVAQTPLPSLLDDTLQLNEVVVRGYATNRRLLETPASVGLLTRRDLQQRFGIPTPIAALNTLPGVRADERSPGSYRLAIRGSAIRSPFGVRNVKAYWNELPLTDAGGNTPLNALDVRTLGRIEVIKGPSGSLYGAGTGGTLLFGGLAVPGGKTTAEVSALGGSYGLFGNGLTVQTGKANTALSLSYNYMESNGYRSHSALRRDVLNLTGSFNVSDNRTVSVLGIFSDINYQTPGGLTEAQYRADPRASRPATRTLPGSAEQQAGIRQQYGYVGISHEYRWNNRFQNTTALYGSGTNLNNPFITNYERRNEQGVGGRTVTQIRLWKGPLPTTFTLGAELLANLTVSRNYGNRRGQPDTIQTNTELTARQITAFAQAEAELPARFQFTVGLSRNDLRYGYINYPVRAVVGGLSAEPQSQLWKGVWLPRVALMRTFGANMAAFASVSTGFSPPSSQEVVPSAGGFNGELDPEYGTSYEVGLRGSALQNRLRFDVAVYDLALRETIVRRSNAAGAEFFVNAGRTSQRGLEAQLSYDVRLAAVNLLRFWSNATLTNYRFRDYQQGTVDLSNNRIPGVAPTTLIAGADLETKRGFYAHLTYQFLNPFPLNDANTATADPTRLLQATAGFRRTVGRWTVDLYASGDNLLNQTFSLGYDINALGNRFYNAAPARNFLGGVKLGVGW
- a CDS encoding helix-turn-helix domain-containing protein, which gives rise to MILTIETQEQYTRALAEIEVFLAKGSSNMTEVDLAELQRLSLLVERYEEEHYPMPVEPATLPEMIRLRMFQENLRQRDTAKMLGITETRLSEVLTGKRKVNMDLAKRLHEQLHIRAEYILKTA